From the genome of Haloarcula taiwanensis:
ATGCGTGGCCATGCAAACGTCCAGGGTGCGACCGACCTCGCGGTCGCGAGCCATATCCTGCCGGGGTATTACGGTCTCTCAGCCGGCGGCTGGTCCTGGTGGGCCGAAATCTGGGACCGGACCCCGGAGACCAGCGGCGACACATCGTTTGCGGACATGTACAACCGGTTCGAACTGATGCCGCCGGAGAAGTATGTCCGCCAGAGCCCGAACTACGAAGGGAGCGAGGACGCCGACTCGCTACCGCCGAACGCCGACCACGGGCCGAACAACCCGGCGGAGAACTCGATGATGTTCCAGAACGGGCTGACGGTGGCCCGCTGGTTCGAGTCGGCGCTCGACCGGGAGGACCGGTACCAGGAGACGCCGATATACCAGCCCGACCAGACGAAAATCGCGTTCTTCTGGGGGCACTCGGCGAACTCCATCAGCGAGATGGAGCAGATGAAAGAGGGGATGGAGAACCTCGACCTGCTGGTCGTTATCGATGTGTTCCCCTCGGTCGCGAGCGTCCTCCCGGACTACGAGGACGGCCCGCCGGTGTTGCTGTTGCCGGCGTCGAGCCAGTACGAACACTACCGGTCGCTGACCAACACGAACCGGTCGGTGCAGTGGTCCGAGCCGGTCCGCTCGCCGGCCCACAACTCCAAGCCGGACCTCCAGATAATGCAGGAGCTGGCCGGCTATCTCGGCTTTGGCGAGCACTTCGACTGGGGCGCAGGCTCGGAGCTGTACAACGGCAAGTCCAGCTACGAGGGCGTCGTCCGGGAGTTCAACCTCGGGACCAACACCATCGGCTACCGGCAGACCCCCGAGCGCCTCCAGCAACACTTAGAGTACGACTGGGCGTTCTCCAACGAGGACCTCAAAGGGGCCGAAGGAACGCCGGTCGCAGGCGAGTACTGGATGCTCCCCTGGCCCTGCTGGGGCGAGGACCACCCGGGCACCCCGATTATCTGGAACGACGACTTGGACCCCAACAACGGAGGGCAGGACTTCCGGACCCGCTGGGGCGTCCAGGCACCCACGCCGGAGGACTGGGAGGCGATGCCGACCGACGACGACTACCCGATGCAGGAGACGCTCGACGCCGTCGGCGACCGGTACGAGAGTCAGGAAGAAGCGCTTGACCTGACCCGTGCGCCGTACGACCCAGAGTGGGCCGACGACGACGATACGGCCGCGGACGGCATGATTCACGGCATCCCGGAGTACCCGGGCTGGAAGGTGACGCCGCCACAGAGCCTCGTCGACCCCGAGCAGGAGGTCCAGCCGGACGAACTCACCATCCCACAGCAGTACGCGCTCGACAATCAGGAGTCTGTGTACACCGCCGCGCAGGCGCTGAACGACCCTGACACCGGGAGTGCAGTGTTCGACGAGTACCTTGAAACGATGATTGGCGAAGGCGTCGACCCCGAGTTCTACGAGGAGTACGACTACGCCCAGCCCGACGCGCCGACCGGGCGCGGCCGGGCACGGGCCGTCGTCTGGAGCTTCCTCGACAAGGTGCCGGTCCACCGTGAACCCATCGAGGGGCCGGACACGGAACTGCTGAACGAGTGGCCAGCGAACGGCCAACAGCGGAACTTCTACCGCCTCGACCAGAACAACCTCGTCGAGCAGGAACGGGCCACAGATATAATCCACAATCAGGACGACGGTCCAGATCTTGACACCATCATGACCAGCGGGCGGCAGGTCGAACATCAGGGCGGCGGCGCGGAGACGCGAAACAACATCCACACCGCCGACCTCCAGCCGCACATGTACGCGGAGATTACGCCGAACAAGGCGGAAGAACTCGGCGTCGACGGCGGTGATCTCGTGGTCATCTCCTCGACGGACCGTGGCTCCGTGCTGGTGAAAGCCCGCGTGACGGACCGGCCGAACGACCAGGAGGTGTTCCTGCCGTACCACTGGGGCGGCGTGTTCAAAGGCGAGAGTCTGGAGGACAAGTACCCGGACGGCCACGTCCCCTACGCCATCGGGGACTCGGCGAACGCCATCACGTCCCGGGGCTACGACGTAGAGACACAGATGCAGGAGACAAAGGTGTCGATGGTCGCGGTCAACCCGGCGACACCGGCGGTACTGGACCGGTACAACATCGACGTGGACCTCGACTTCGACTTCCCGCAGGACGTGAACGACGTCGGGACCCAGAAGGACTTCGATGTCCGCGACAACTCGACGGTGCAATGAGGTGAGCTAGTATGTCAACAGGAAATGAAGTAATGCACGACGGCGTGATGAGTACCGGCGAGGACGCGCGCATCTTCCCGGACGTCGAAGCGTGCATCGACTGTGGCGGCTGTGTCGTCTCCTGTAAGCGTACGTGGGATGTCCCACGGGACGAACAGCGAATCAGTATCGCGACGATGCTCGAAGGCCAGGAGGCAGCCTCCGGGCTCAACGCGAGCAGCGGTCGAGCGATGGAACAGAGCGAATCGCCCGGCGAGACCGCGGTGCCGATGCAGTGTTACCACTGCTCGAACGCGCCGTGTGTGTCGGTGTGTCCGACCGACTCGCTCATCTCGAAGGAGAACGGCTTCGTCCGGGTCCGAGACGACCTCTGTATCGGCTGTCAGTACTGCCTCTCTGCGTGCCCCTTCGGCGCGCCCCAGTTCCCCGACGAGGACGAGGGGGTCGCCAACCTCGTCGGCAGCGGCGGCAATATGGACAAGTGTACCATGTGCGAGGAGCGCCAGGACGTCGGCAAGGGGCCGGCCTGCGCCGAGGAGTGTGCCACTGACGCGATTCTGGTCGGAACGCCTGAACAGATCTCGGACGAACTGGACAACAGGGACAGTGGCACCTTCTTCAACGACGTCGCCATGGACATCATCTTTGGCGAGGACGCCAGTGAGTTCCAATGACAAACACAGAAGACCTTCCAGAGGTGAACGGCTACAGCCGCGTCTCGGTGCTCGTCAGCGCGGTCGTCGGCCTCGTGGTCGCAGGGCTGGCGCTGTTCTGGGCACAGGGATTCAGGCTCGGCTACGAGTCGCTGTACCGGGTCAATCCAAGCGTCGAGGGCGGCGGTATCGGCGCGGACTGGGTGTTCGGCAACACCATCCCCGCGCTCGATTTCCTCATCGCGCTCATCCACGCGGCCGACGTCATCATGGGCGCGTTCATCCTCGTGATGGTGTTCATCCACTGGGCGGCGTTCCAGCGGCTCGCCGGCCAGATGCGCGACCCGGGAGAGGACGTGGGCGAGGCCGTCGCGGCCGACGGTGGCTCGCCGGCTCCCGGTGAAGGACAGGGAGGTGACAGCTCGTGAGCAACCTAGACCACGGGAAGTTCACGCGCGTGACGACCCTGTTCCACTCGCTGCTGGGCCTTGACGTGTTCCTGCTGTTTTTCACCGGCTACGCCATCATGTTCAACGACGAACTGTGGTGGATGCTGACGCTGATGGGCGGGGCCTCCGGTGTGACGGCGATTCACCGCATCACCGGCATCGGGCTGGTCGCGCTCGTCGTCTTCTGGATCACACTGCAGGTGATCTCCTCGACCGGACGGAGCAACTTCGCGAAGATTCTCCCGGCGAAAGACGATGTTGACGCGTTCATTCAGGACATCCAGTTCGTGCTCGGCCGGGTCGACGAACGGCACCCGAGCGCCCGGCAGTTCGCCGGCTACAAGGCCGACGAGGTCCCGCTGCTGTCCTACATCGGCAAGGGCGTCGTGTTCATCTTCTCCATCGAGCTGACCCTGCTTGCGATTTCGGGGCTGCTCATCTGGAGCAAGACCGGCCTCGCTGCGATGTTCCAGACCAAGGCGGCCGCGATGGCCTTCGTGACGTTCCACGGCCTGCTGGGCGTCATCATGCTGATGGGGGTCATGTTCCACATCTTCGAGCACGGGATGCACCCCGCCTTCTACCCCGTCGAGACGAAGGCGTTCATCCCCCGGAGCATGGTGCCCGAGCACCACGGCGACGACGATGAGGAGCCGGACACCACGGGGATTGAGCGCCTCTCGCTGTCCCCGTCGTGGCGAACGGTCTCGACTGTCTTCGGCGCGATGACCGTCATCGGCATCGTCTCGGTGCTCATCGGGAGCATCTTCGACGAGGGCTATCCGGTCCCGCGTGAAATTGCCATCGGCGGCGGACCGTCGAGCATCCTGTTGACCGTCGGTATCAACCTCGGGATGGTCGTGCTCGGCGTCGGCCTCGTGCTCTCGATGTACGGAAACGTCCTTCGCATCCGCTGGGAACAGCAGTTAGAGCAGGAGCGGGAGCCGACGACTGCGGCCGACGGAGGCGAACCCCAGACCGACGGCGGCCAGCCTGAATCAGACGACACCGAGAACTGACCCGACTGAGAACCGTTTTCTGTGCAGCTACGCGATGAGTGCCTGTCCTTCCGGCGATAGCTCGACGCCGACATCCTGTCGGGTCTGCTCCTGAATCTGGTTCAGGTTCCGCGTCAGGACCTTGAGAATGTCTTTGGGTTCCGGATAGACGAGCATGTTGCCGTCGCCGTCCTCCATGACCAGCTGTGTGTCGGAGAGCGCGACCTGATCGCCCTCGATGCTGGCGACGATGACATCCAGTGCTTCCGCGCCGCCGGGGTCGCCTTCCGTCACCTTCGTGATATAGAGCGCATCAAGCCCGATGAGGTCCTTGTACTCGCGGACCTGTTCGGCGCAGGCGACCATGTCCTGTGTCACCGCCGTCTTCTGATCATTCCCATGAGCACCCTCGTAGCAGTGTTTACAGATTCGCAGTTCGAGACGCATGTCCCTGACTATGTGACTGTCTCTCATTACCGTTGTGGCGGGGCCGTGCAACCAGTAGTGTTTACTGTACCGCTGTGAAATGATAGCATATGGCATCAGCGCTCAACGCGGTGTATCTGGCACTGGTCGTCGTCGTCGGTATCGTCGGAACGCTGTTCGTCGCGAGCATCAGGTCCGCTGACGTGCAGCCCAGATGGCTCGAACTATCCTCGATTGGGGTCGTCGTGCTGTTCCTGCTGGGGCTGGGCGTCCAGTTCCTCGCGTAACTGCACACCTCGATCTGACACGCCACTGCTGAAGCGATAGCTATAGCGTGTCCTTCCCTGCGCAAAATATACAGACAGATGAGTGGTAATATATCTCAGTACCAGTAGAATATAGTTGTCTCTATCCAAAACTCGAATATATTTCGCGCTATTTGCATCTACGCTGCTGTGTTAGTACTATATTTCGAAAAATTGTGTCTAAAACAGATATTCAGACGTACTACATCGAAATTCGGTGTGTTTAGCTACTACTTGGAACATATCCAGTGATACGAAACGCGTAATCGATGTGTCTCAGTTAGCGTAACAGTAGTACATCCATTATTGAGATACGGACTACGGCAGAGTCATGGTAGCATCCAGTACCGACCGATGTACGATGACGTTGACAACCGTTCACTCATACGGAACAATACGCAGAGACACCGGTTATCAGCCAACGCTACGAACTAACAGTATCCAATGAAAGCAGGGGCTCGTGTCCCCTTACGGGTGTTATGTGACGATATAATACGTGGCAAACGCTTACGTGCACTTCGAGTTCTCCCTTGACCGGTCTGTGTTGTGCTACAATCGCTGTCCGAGTACGGCCGTGTTGTCGAAAGTACGCTGCTCAAGCGTGGCGTCCACAGGATTGTACTATCGTTCCCCGTCGCTGAACACTGCCGTCACGAATAGGTGACGTTCAGCTCAATCACGTTGGCGACTTCCAGTACTTTCTGCGGGAGTTCCTCGCGGAACCGATCGCCACGGAACCGATTGGTCGGTCCCGAGACGCTGATCGCACCGAGAATGTCGTCATCGTGGTTGAGCACTGGGGCAGCGACGCAGCGAAGCCCTTCGAGACGCTCTTCGTCGTCGAAAGCGACGCCGCGCTCCCGAACGTCCGCTAACTCTTGCTCCAGCTCCGCTCTGGTGCGTATCGACTTGCTGGCCTCCCCACCGAGTCCGTGGCGGTCGACGATTGCATCAATCCGTTCGGTCGGCATGTGTGCGAGAATCGCTTTTCCGAGCGCTGTCGTATGAAGCGGAACGCGCGTTCCGACGTGGGCCTTGACCTGCACGGCTTTGTCTCCCCGAGCGCGGTACAGGTATGACCCGCGGCCGTGTTCTTCGACAAGAATATTCGCGAGTTCGCCGGTTTCTGCAGCCAGCCGATCAACTTCTGGCTTCGCAATCTCGAACAGTTTCTCCCGGTGACGGGCGTACGCGCCCAGTTCCAGGAATCGGAGTCCGACCTCGTACACGCCGTCTCTGTTGACAACGTACTCTTCTTGCTCCAGCGTGCTCAAGTAGTTGTGAACCGTGCTCTTCGGGATGCCGAGGTGCTGTGCCAGTTCGGTGACTCCGGCCCCATCGAGGTCTTTCAGTGCGTCAAGCACCTCGAATGTCGTCTCGGCGGATTTGACTGGGTTTTGAGCGGTCTTTGCCATACCCGGTCATGGTACGCCCTCGTATTAAACAGTTGTTCAAACATCTGGGACAGAGCGGTGGCTTCGACGGCACACTGGTCCCGGTCATGGCATATCAATAGCACCTCATTGCAGACTGTAGCGCGTCTGTTTCGGCCGATTGTCGCAGACAGCGATACCCACGGCGCGGGCAGTCAAATGAAGTGTAATAACTCCGTCGGCGCACATCCCTACCAGACCCACACACAGGCGCACAATCGAAATCAAGCCGAGGGGTGAGCGGGGTATCACGCTGTGACACCCTATCCAAAGCGGGTACTGACCCGTGCTCGGTCCGATGGTCGCTCAGACGACTGTAACGGGATTTTTCAGCGTTCCGATGGACTCGATGTCGATAGTGACTTCATCTCCCTCCTGCAGCGTGAAATCGTCGTCGGGAACGAGCGAAGTACCGGTGAGTAGCACTGACAGCTCGGGGACTGCGTTGTGTGCGGTGTAGTACGAAACGAGTTCCTCGCAGGTGCGTTTCATCTCGCTGGTGTTGGTCTCGCCGTGATAGACACGGTCGCCGCCGCGGTGAATCGACATCGAGAGCGTCAGCGAGTGCGGGTCCTCGATATCCGTGGCGACGGCCGGGCCGACCGAACAACAGCGGTCGTACACCTTAGCCTGGGGCAGATACAGCGGGTTCTGCCCCTCGATAGACCGACTGCTCATGTCGTTACCGACAGTGTAGCCGACGATTTCTCCTTCGTAGAGAACAACCGCGAGCTCAGGCTCGGGCACGTCCCAGTCTGAGTCGGCTCGGATACCGACCGCTTCGCCGGGACCGACAGTCCGATTCGGCGTCGATTTGAAGAATATCTCCGGTCGCTCCGCGTCGTACACGTCGAGGTACATCTCGGGCGTGTCGCTTTCCTCCGTCCGCGCTTCTTCGCTGATCTGGTATGTCACGCCAGCGGCCCAGACTTCGTCGGCAGTAACGGGATCGGTCGCATCTGCTCCGAGCCGCTGTTCGGACACTGCCTCGGCAGCATCGAGGTGGCGGGCGCTGAGTTCGTCCGGCGGGGTCTCCGCAATCGACGATGATTTGAGGAGGTCACGGAACGTTCGGAGCTGGGGCTTGACGCTGGTCAAATCGTACGTACTGTCCCCAGTTTCGACCGCTAACCGCTGTGAGTTCCCGTCGCGTAGCTGGTAGTATCTCATACAGAGATGCAAACTGCAACACTACATGAATCTTGTGCTGCCAACGGTATGGCTCTTGCCTGTCGTAAGACCGCACTGATATTTGCTGTGGAAGGCGGCTATCCGGTGGTAGGCAAGTAATTGGGCGCAACCACTATGTTCCACAGAGCTACACACGCCCAACTTCCTGCCGTCGGGCAACAACCACCTTTCAATCAGGCGGATCTCTGTTCAGCAATACGGAACACTGCGAATGACAGACGTACATACGTTATTCTGATATCCCAGTGTGTGTCGTGAGACCCAGCAGCTCAGTTCCTATTCGAGGCACAGGTGTTTGAGTGATAGCATTACGGCTTTCAATCCGCCACCACCTTTGTAATGTCCATTTGCAACAAGTCACAAGCAATAGATAAATCGCACGCGAATTCTGCAAGCACTGCCCACACGGTTACAACCACACTCGGACTTTTCTGATCCATATTCGAGTATACAAGCAGATATTATCGACATATGTCATTGCTAGACTGGATACAGCGTTTTTAATATCAATTCTCACTTGGGAACCCGAAAAATCCGAACAGTATCGCGCTTTCCATCTATCGAATCCACTTCGATAAGTCCACAGTCTGTGAACACCGCCTTCCAGTCCCGATAGTACAGCGGGACGTTGTCATCGACGTAGTTTACTTCACCTGCGTCGCCACCTTCGTTCTCGACGGTGATTAGCAGATCGTCCACAATCCGTGCCAGTTCCTCGAACGCCCAGTCGACATCCGGATGGAGGTGCTGGAGGGTTTCGACTGAAAAAACGGCATCGTACGTGTCATCCGCGACATCCGTGACGAAGTCCTCGATAGCCATCGCGTGGAACGAACCGTCGGCCGCGAGTTCGGGATACGTCTCGGCAAGGATGTCCAGCGCGTCGGCGTTGATATCGACTCCGGTTAGATCAGAGTAGCCAGCGTCGGACAATGCGGCGAGGTGCCGCCCGGAACTGCACCCGACCTCTAGAATAGCCGCGTCTCGCTCGACATGCTCTGCAAGTATCGACTGCACCAGCTCACTCGTCTCGTCCGCTCCATAGTAGGCATAATACGCGGGAGAGTACTCGCCGGACCGGTCGGCCCACTCCTCGCGAATGTCGGTAGAGTCCACGGTCAACTCGGGTGGGGAAGACGGAAAGTTCTGCCGGAACGGTCGTGATGACCATGACCGAAAGACGCAACAGCCACCCAGACGACCAGCATGCCATGGGCTGGACAGTGATGCCGGACTTCGAGGGACACGACGAGGCACGCGAGCAGTTCACCTGGGAACTGCCGGAGTCGTACAATCCGGCCGTCGACTTCCTGCAAAAACACGACGACCCCGAACGGGTAGCGCTCGAACAGGCGTACCCCGACGGGCGACGCGAACAGTACACGTTCCGCGAACTGGACGCGCTATCGGACCGGTTCGCGACTGGGTTGGCTGGGCTCGGCGTTGAGGCTGGCGACCGAGTCGGTGTCGTCGTGCCACAGAAGCCACAGAACCCGGTTACGCACCTGGCGAACTGGAAGCTCGGAGCCGTGTCGGTTCCGCTGACGGTCCTGTTCGGCACGGACGCGCTCCAGTACCGACTGGACGACGCCGGCACGAACGTCGCGATTATCGATCCGGCCGTGCGTGACGACATCGACGCAGTTCGGGATGCCTGTCCGGCGCTGGAACACGTCGTCGAAATCGAAACCGACGCGCCGGCGGGTGATGTCCACGCCTTCGAGGATGTGCTCGCCGCGCCGGAAAACACCGACATCGAACCCTACGAGTCCACGCCGGACACCGATACAGCGATACTGTACACGAGCGGGTCGACCGGGCCGCCGAAGGGCGTCCGCCACTCCCACGCGCTCTGGCTCGGGCGCGCGGCGGCGGCGTACAACTTCTTCGACCAGGGACTCGGCCCGGACGCGACCGTCTGGACGCCCGCGGACTGGGCCTGGGGCGCAGCGCTGGGCGGGACG
Proteins encoded in this window:
- a CDS encoding formate dehydrogenase, whose protein sequence is MSTGNEVMHDGVMSTGEDARIFPDVEACIDCGGCVVSCKRTWDVPRDEQRISIATMLEGQEAASGLNASSGRAMEQSESPGETAVPMQCYHCSNAPCVSVCPTDSLISKENGFVRVRDDLCIGCQYCLSACPFGAPQFPDEDEGVANLVGSGGNMDKCTMCEERQDVGKGPACAEECATDAILVGTPEQISDELDNRDSGTFFNDVAMDIIFGEDASEFQ
- a CDS encoding formate dehydrogenase: MSTQQDPVSLDLDRRSFMKASALAGGVALGVSGAGRALQEDGEETDGADTDTELTKTICNYCSVGCGFRGERQGNSFVGMEPWHEHPINAGSLCSKGAGIYETEHSEKRLKHPMIQEDGEWRKMGWNEAYDRLATDIRALWPDDDTSPDEAVDVDAEHSRESVMLLGSAHHSNEEAYAIRKLAAFMGTNNIDHQARICHSTTVTGLANTWGYGAMTNTVQDYRNFDLNIIIGQNPAEAHPIAMQHILEGQKRGGTILNLDPRFTKTSAHADEFMRFRPGTDVALMMGIIKELRDKHGLAMDPDADDSGQNMLTDRVQGWEDVDAELDQYDKETVEEITWVSAEDIERIADMIDEARPHIQIEWAMGGTQHNNGTQNIRSYAMASLASGSAARSGGGLQVMRGHANVQGATDLAVASHILPGYYGLSAGGWSWWAEIWDRTPETSGDTSFADMYNRFELMPPEKYVRQSPNYEGSEDADSLPPNADHGPNNPAENSMMFQNGLTVARWFESALDREDRYQETPIYQPDQTKIAFFWGHSANSISEMEQMKEGMENLDLLVVIDVFPSVASVLPDYEDGPPVLLLPASSQYEHYRSLTNTNRSVQWSEPVRSPAHNSKPDLQIMQELAGYLGFGEHFDWGAGSELYNGKSSYEGVVREFNLGTNTIGYRQTPERLQQHLEYDWAFSNEDLKGAEGTPVAGEYWMLPWPCWGEDHPGTPIIWNDDLDPNNGGQDFRTRWGVQAPTPEDWEAMPTDDDYPMQETLDAVGDRYESQEEALDLTRAPYDPEWADDDDTAADGMIHGIPEYPGWKVTPPQSLVDPEQEVQPDELTIPQQYALDNQESVYTAAQALNDPDTGSAVFDEYLETMIGEGVDPEFYEEYDYAQPDAPTGRGRARAVVWSFLDKVPVHREPIEGPDTELLNEWPANGQQRNFYRLDQNNLVEQERATDIIHNQDDGPDLDTIMTSGRQVEHQGGGAETRNNIHTADLQPHMYAEITPNKAEELGVDGGDLVVISSTDRGSVLVKARVTDRPNDQEVFLPYHWGGVFKGESLEDKYPDGHVPYAIGDSANAITSRGYDVETQMQETKVSMVAVNPATPAVLDRYNIDVDLDFDFPQDVNDVGTQKDFDVRDNSTVQ
- a CDS encoding fumarylacetoacetate hydrolase, which encodes MRYYQLRDGNSQRLAVETGDSTYDLTSVKPQLRTFRDLLKSSSIAETPPDELSARHLDAAEAVSEQRLGADATDPVTADEVWAAGVTYQISEEARTEESDTPEMYLDVYDAERPEIFFKSTPNRTVGPGEAVGIRADSDWDVPEPELAVVLYEGEIVGYTVGNDMSSRSIEGQNPLYLPQAKVYDRCCSVGPAVATDIEDPHSLTLSMSIHRGGDRVYHGETNTSEMKRTCEELVSYYTAHNAVPELSVLLTGTSLVPDDDFTLQEGDEVTIDIESIGTLKNPVTVV
- a CDS encoding IclR family transcriptional regulator, giving the protein MAKTAQNPVKSAETTFEVLDALKDLDGAGVTELAQHLGIPKSTVHNYLSTLEQEEYVVNRDGVYEVGLRFLELGAYARHREKLFEIAKPEVDRLAAETGELANILVEEHGRGSYLYRARGDKAVQVKAHVGTRVPLHTTALGKAILAHMPTERIDAIVDRHGLGGEASKSIRTRAELEQELADVRERGVAFDDEERLEGLRCVAAPVLNHDDDILGAISVSGPTNRFRGDRFREELPQKVLEVANVIELNVTYS
- a CDS encoding SAM-dependent methyltransferase, giving the protein MDSTDIREEWADRSGEYSPAYYAYYGADETSELVQSILAEHVERDAAILEVGCSSGRHLAALSDAGYSDLTGVDINADALDILAETYPELAADGSFHAMAIEDFVTDVADDTYDAVFSVETLQHLHPDVDWAFEELARIVDDLLITVENEGGDAGEVNYVDDNVPLYYRDWKAVFTDCGLIEVDSIDGKRDTVRIFRVPK